The Erpetoichthys calabaricus chromosome 13, fErpCal1.3, whole genome shotgun sequence genome has a window encoding:
- the lratd2b gene encoding protein LRATD2 — MGNQVEKITHLSYEEVPTADPNGLDTDDGPRIGVSYIFSNDDDDDLDNPNAKGEGDPEEEEGQQYEKCNELEYAVFYRGECVYDRRAGDVRIYSPENLLNKCKAGDLVEFVAKSQYPHWAVYVGDFQVVHLHQAEIKNDFLTDASQGRRGRIVNDVYKFKTLNPEAVVQNAMEQVGTKDRDLSWRNSECFAAWCRFGRREFKVGGEIRIGKQPYMFRIQLSEKKSHTLEFQSLEDLIMEKRRNDQIGKSAVLLELASHLNPEEEGTADHNGN, encoded by the coding sequence ATGGGGAATCAGGTGGAGAAAATTACTCACTTAAGTTACGAAGAAGTTCCCACCGCCGACCCTAACGGTCTGGATACAGACGACGGTCCACGGATTGGCGTTTCTTACATTTTTTCGAATGACGATGACGACGACCTGGACAATCCAAACGCCAAAGGGGAAGGCGATCCCGAAGAGGAAGAGGGACAGCAGTACGAAAAGTGCAATGAGCTGGAGTACGCCGTCTTTTACAGGGGAGAGTGTGTCTACGACAGAAGAGCAGGCGACGTGAGGATCTACTCGCCGGAAAATCTGCTCAACAAGTGCAAAGCGGGCGACCTGGTGGAGTTTGTGGCCAAAAGCCAGTACCCGCATTGGGCTGTGTACGTTGGAGACTTCCAGGTGGTTCATTTGCACCAGGCGGAGATCAAAAACGATTTTCTGACGGATGCCAGTCAGGGGAGAAGGGGACGCATTGTGAACGACGTGTACAAATTTAAAACGTTAAACCCCGAAGCTGTGGTCCAAAATGCCATGGAGCAGGTAGGCACCAAGGATAGGGACCTGAGCTGGAGGAACTCTGAGTGCTTCGCCGCCTGGTGCCGCTTCGGCAGACGGGAGTTTAAGGTCGGCGGTGAAATTCGGATTGGCAAACAGCCTTACATGTTCAGAATCCAACTGTCAGAGAAAAAGAGCCACACGTTAGAATTTCAGAGTTTGGAAGACTTGATAATGGAAAAAAGGAGAAACGATCAGATTGGAAAGAGCGCGGTGCTTCTGGAGCTAGCCAGTCATCTGAACCCGGAGGAGGAAGGGACAGCTGATCACAACGGCAACTGA